From the Candidatus Methanoperedens sp. genome, the window CTGGTGTTCATATACCACTCTGGATAATCTGAAAGCTTAATAATTTATCCAAAACTTCGCTGTCATAACGGTAATTTAAATATAATTTTTCAAAATTTAAGAATGAACGAAACCCTTAAAGCAGATTGATAACAATTTATTTTAATAGAGTGACGTGGAATGAAATCTCTGTCCCAGGCCAAGAATCTAGGCGGCATAGGTTCTATACTTATTCTACTGTTTATAGTTCCGTATGCGGGTATTATCTTCAGTGTAGCCGGATTTATCCTCGTCCTTGTGGCGGTTAAAGATATTTCAGATGCGTTAGCCGACAAATCCATTTTTAACAACATGATCAACGCTGTTATTCTGTCCATAATAGGAATTGTGGCCGGGTTCGTGATCATGCTCGCAAGCCTTTTCCCGTTTTTCAGAGAAATTTCGTTGCCATTCGATTCGTCCGGCA encodes:
- a CDS encoding DUF996 domain-containing protein produces the protein MKSLSQAKNLGGIGSILILLFIVPYAGIIFSVAGFILVLVAVKDISDALADKSIFNNMINAVILSIIGIVAGFVIMLASLFPFFREISLPFDSSGNPQTVAFFSIPDDISQSS